A single Nostoc sp. PCC 7107 DNA region contains:
- a CDS encoding BrnT family toxin has translation MEFEWNPDKAILNLEKHGVSFQEAATVFNDPLSVTFPDPDHSIGESRYVIIGLSSFGQILVIAHTDREGKIRIISARKATRKERKFYEEGS, from the coding sequence ATGGAATTTGAATGGAATCCAGACAAAGCGATACTCAACCTTGAGAAGCATGGCGTTTCTTTTCAGGAAGCCGCAACCGTATTTAATGATCCGCTATCTGTAACTTTCCCTGATCCTGACCACTCCATAGGAGAGAGTCGCTACGTTATTATTGGCCTATCTAGTTTTGGGCAAATCTTAGTTATTGCTCATACTGATAGAGAGGGAAAAATTAGAATTATCAGCGCACGAAAAGCGACCCGCAAAGAGAGGAAGTTTTATGAAGAAGGAAGTTGA
- a CDS encoding tetratricopeptide repeat protein, producing MTQSFNPVQEWEQRRNQATRYYQQGKLQESLALATKNLELARAISDRAKEGYTLNDLGLAHLGCWQPQRALECFEQALLVAQDINNARAEATALSNLGSTYSRLGKFSQALKYLDQALKIFRRLQDTQGEVSTLNDVALIYTKLGEPKRALLLQHQILSMRRLLGDFSGEATTLNGLGFAYSILGQHGQALEFLQEALSIQRAVKNFVGEATTMNNIASVYSDLGQPKQALLLDYQVLLSRRALQDRSGEATTLNNIGYTYSILGNNWQAMKFYKQAIAIYQELGDRLGEISSLLNMGNLYASTKRKKKALSCYQNAHELSQQIEYQPLSQKVQQQIDSL from the coding sequence ATGACGCAATCATTCAATCCAGTCCAAGAGTGGGAACAACGTCGTAATCAAGCAACCCGCTATTACCAGCAAGGTAAACTTCAAGAATCACTCGCTCTGGCAACCAAAAATTTAGAATTAGCTAGAGCAATTTCTGATCGTGCCAAAGAGGGTTACACGTTAAACGACCTCGGTTTAGCTCACCTTGGTTGCTGGCAACCTCAAAGGGCATTAGAGTGTTTTGAACAGGCGCTTTTGGTTGCTCAAGATATAAATAACGCCAGAGCAGAAGCAACTGCCCTCAGTAATCTTGGTTCTACCTACAGCCGTCTCGGAAAGTTTTCGCAAGCGCTGAAATATCTCGATCAAGCTCTGAAAATCTTTAGAAGATTGCAAGACACTCAGGGTGAAGTGTCGACGCTCAATGATGTGGCACTAATTTACACTAAATTAGGAGAACCCAAACGTGCGCTGTTATTACAACACCAAATTCTCTCAATGCGGCGATTACTAGGTGATTTTTCTGGTGAAGCCACCACATTAAATGGTCTTGGGTTTGCTTACAGTATCTTAGGCCAGCATGGACAAGCTCTAGAATTTTTGCAGGAAGCGCTTTCTATTCAACGAGCAGTCAAAAATTTTGTTGGTGAAGCAACTACTATGAATAATATTGCTTCTGTTTATAGTGATTTAGGGCAACCTAAACAAGCACTGCTACTTGACTATCAAGTACTTTTATCTCGCCGCGCACTTCAAGACAGATCTGGTGAAGCCACAACTCTGAACAACATTGGTTATACCTACAGCATTTTGGGTAATAACTGGCAGGCAATGAAATTTTATAAGCAAGCGATCGCAATTTATCAAGAATTAGGCGATCGTCTGGGAGAAATTTCGAGCTTGTTAAATATGGGTAACTTGTATGCCTCAACAAAACGTAAAAAGAAGGCATTATCTTGTTACCAAAACGCCCATGAATTATCTCAGCAAATTGAGTATCAACCACTATCGCAAAAAGTACAGCAGCAGATAGATTCTCTGTAG
- a CDS encoding ribose-phosphate pyrophosphokinase, which produces MNALRGSAVLSSAALKVQPAATGLTENHRLRLFSGSANIQLSQEVARYLGMDLGPMIRKRFADGELYVQIQESIRGCDVYLIQPSCQPVNDHLMELLIMIDACRRASARQVTAVLPYYGYARADRKTAGRESITAKLVANLITESGAARVVAMDLHAAQIQGYFDIPFDHVYGSPVILDYLASKQLHDLVVVSPDVGGVARARAFAKKLNDAPLAIIDKRRQAHNVAEVLNVIGDVKGKTAVLVDDMIDTGGTIAAGARLLREEGARQVYACATHAVFSPPAIERLSSGLFEEVIVTNTIPLPEDKRFPQLVVLSVANLLGETIWRIHEDTSVSSMFR; this is translated from the coding sequence ATGAATGCACTTCGAGGATCTGCTGTGCTCAGTTCTGCCGCTTTAAAGGTGCAGCCAGCTGCAACAGGACTAACTGAAAACCACCGCCTGCGGCTATTTTCTGGCTCTGCCAATATACAACTGTCTCAAGAAGTCGCTCGTTACCTGGGGATGGACTTGGGGCCAATGATTCGCAAAAGATTTGCGGATGGAGAACTTTATGTTCAAATCCAAGAATCTATTCGAGGTTGTGATGTCTACTTAATCCAGCCATCTTGTCAACCAGTTAACGACCACTTAATGGAATTGCTGATTATGATTGATGCCTGTCGTCGGGCTTCGGCTAGACAGGTAACAGCAGTTCTTCCATATTATGGCTATGCTCGTGCCGATCGCAAAACCGCAGGACGAGAATCAATTACAGCCAAATTGGTTGCCAATCTGATTACAGAATCAGGCGCAGCTCGCGTTGTGGCAATGGATCTGCACGCTGCTCAAATTCAGGGTTACTTCGATATACCCTTTGATCATGTCTACGGTTCGCCAGTGATACTCGATTATTTGGCTAGTAAACAACTCCATGATTTGGTAGTTGTTTCTCCTGATGTCGGTGGTGTAGCACGGGCGAGAGCATTTGCCAAAAAACTGAATGATGCCCCACTTGCCATTATTGACAAACGCCGTCAAGCTCATAATGTAGCGGAAGTCTTGAACGTTATCGGCGATGTCAAAGGCAAAACAGCCGTTTTGGTAGACGACATGATCGACACAGGCGGAACCATTGCAGCAGGAGCCAGGTTGCTGCGCGAAGAAGGAGCGCGTCAGGTATACGCCTGTGCTACTCATGCAGTCTTCTCTCCTCCAGCTATTGAACGGTTATCTAGCGGCTTGTTTGAGGAAGTCATCGTTACCAACACGATCCCCCTACCAGAAGACAAGCGCTTTCCGCAATTAGTAGTGCTTTCCGTGGCTAATCTTTTAGGAGAAACCATCTGGCGGATTCACGAAGATACCTCTGTAAGTAGTATGTTCCGTTAG
- a CDS encoding DUF29 domain-containing protein, producing the protein MTITTNLKQLYETDDSLWLEETIKLLKQKQFNQLDIENLIEELISLGKRDLAKAKSLLRQIMIHILLLQYWQVDYERNYRHWLGEIKTFRYDLNNHLTTNLMNKLQDDLENINQSAIDFVQVKTDLTIFPKKCPYTLAQLLDNDYLP; encoded by the coding sequence ATGACAATTACTACCAACTTAAAACAACTTTATGAAACAGATGATAGTTTATGGCTAGAAGAAACTATTAAATTATTAAAACAAAAGCAGTTTAACCAACTAGATATAGAAAACTTAATTGAAGAATTAATTAGTTTGGGGAAAAGAGATTTAGCGAAGGCTAAGAGTCTTTTAAGACAAATTATGATTCATATATTATTACTCCAGTATTGGCAGGTAGATTATGAGAGAAATTATCGTCATTGGCTTGGAGAAATTAAAACTTTTAGATATGACTTAAATAATCATCTAACCACAAATTTAATGAATAAATTGCAGGATGATTTAGAGAATATTAATCAAAGTGCAATTGATTTTGTGCAAGTTAAAACCGATTTAACAATTTTTCCCAAAAAATGTCCTTACACTCTTGCACAATTATTAGATAACGATTATTTGCCTTGA
- the lepB gene encoding signal peptidase I, with amino-acid sequence MALILAIFIAISGLLNIGWIIRTYGVEARWIPSGAMEPTLHGTPNQWEADKILVDKFSYRFQTPQRGDIIVFWPTDELLKEQYQDAFIKRIVGLPGEKVELKNGQVYINNQVLVEDRYLPANQRTLIDVCTPGTPYLVKPVTIPSESYLVLGDNRNSSYDSRCWGVVSRNLIIGKAYKRFYPLNRVGAIK; translated from the coding sequence ATGGCATTAATACTGGCCATATTCATCGCCATATCAGGTTTGTTAAATATCGGCTGGATCATCAGAACCTACGGAGTAGAAGCCCGTTGGATTCCTTCAGGTGCTATGGAACCTACTCTACATGGTACTCCAAACCAATGGGAGGCTGACAAAATTCTGGTTGATAAGTTTAGTTATCGTTTTCAAACACCCCAACGTGGCGATATTATTGTCTTTTGGCCTACAGATGAACTACTAAAAGAACAATATCAAGATGCTTTTATTAAGCGGATAGTTGGGCTACCTGGGGAAAAAGTAGAACTTAAAAATGGACAAGTTTATATTAACAATCAAGTCTTAGTAGAAGACAGATATCTTCCTGCTAATCAACGTACTTTAATTGATGTTTGTACACCAGGGACACCATATTTGGTAAAGCCAGTTACTATTCCATCTGAATCATATTTAGTATTGGGTGATAACCGTAATTCTAGTTACGATAGTCGTTGTTGGGGTGTAGTATCTCGCAATTTAATTATTGGGAAAGCTTATAAAAGATTTTACCCTCTGAATCGGGTGGGGGCTATTAAGTAA
- a CDS encoding SRPBCC family protein: MTEQNNSTANLDFNTAIDDTSLEDNLAVDSANLPPVTVQIEKIAERQRQISAKIHIPHSVERIWQVLTDYEALVDFIPNLAKSRLMEHPSGGIRLEQVGSQRLLNVNFCARVVLDLEEHFPQQITFSMVEGDFKGFSGSWNLEPCSVDGITGTNLCYTIQVWPKLTMPVTIIERRLSKDLQLNLLAIYERIAQMA; encoded by the coding sequence GTGACTGAACAAAACAATTCCACAGCCAACCTTGATTTCAACACCGCTATTGATGACACTAGCCTAGAGGACAACTTAGCTGTTGATTCAGCTAATTTGCCTCCTGTAACAGTCCAAATTGAGAAAATAGCAGAGCGACAGCGGCAAATTTCCGCCAAAATTCACATTCCTCATTCCGTGGAACGTATATGGCAAGTACTGACTGATTATGAAGCCTTAGTTGACTTCATCCCCAATCTAGCTAAAAGTCGTTTAATGGAACATCCTAGCGGTGGTATTCGGCTTGAGCAAGTAGGCTCTCAGCGCTTATTGAATGTCAACTTTTGTGCGCGTGTAGTCTTAGATTTGGAAGAACATTTTCCCCAGCAAATTACTTTCTCTATGGTTGAAGGAGACTTCAAAGGCTTCTCTGGTAGTTGGAACCTAGAGCCTTGCTCTGTTGACGGAATTACAGGAACCAATCTTTGCTACACCATCCAAGTTTGGCCAAAACTCACTATGCCAGTGACAATCATTGAACGCCGCTTGAGTAAGGATTTGCAGTTAAATCTTTTAGCAATCTACGAGCGCATAGCACAGATGGCATAG
- a CDS encoding Uma2 family endonuclease — protein sequence MNSEKVTLQPWYTVTDEELMLMSSQNPELRFERNADGTIETMPPTGGISGNREIKAGAYLLAWVESQDLGEVFGPSTGFKLANTAVKSPDAAFVAKGRLPENWDQQEDAFINLAPDFVIEIRSKNDSLPKLKAKMAEYIANGVQLGWLIDRQNQQAFVYRRDGSITQYPATAILNGEDVVPGFTLPLAKLL from the coding sequence ATGAACAGCGAAAAAGTAACTCTACAGCCTTGGTACACTGTCACTGATGAAGAATTAATGTTGATGAGTTCGCAAAATCCAGAACTGCGGTTTGAACGTAACGCTGATGGAACAATAGAAACTATGCCACCAACTGGGGGAATTTCGGGAAATAGAGAAATTAAAGCAGGAGCGTATTTGCTGGCTTGGGTAGAAAGTCAAGATTTAGGGGAAGTTTTTGGGCCAAGCACAGGTTTCAAATTAGCAAATACAGCTGTGAAATCACCTGATGCTGCTTTCGTTGCAAAAGGACGCTTACCAGAAAATTGGGATCAGCAAGAAGATGCGTTTATTAACCTAGCACCAGACTTTGTAATCGAAATTCGTTCTAAAAATGACAGCTTGCCAAAACTCAAAGCGAAGATGGCAGAATATATTGCCAATGGTGTGCAGTTAGGCTGGTTAATTGACCGCCAAAATCAGCAAGCTTTCGTTTATCGTCGTGATGGTTCCATCACCCAGTACCCAGCGACAGCAATTTTAAATGGTGAAGATGTTGTACCTGGATTTACATTGCCTTTAGCAAAACTATTGTAA
- a CDS encoding HNH endonuclease has protein sequence MQVLEQSVVVFSQNYLPLCRINIKRAIVLLVTNKAEPLDFASEGGWRVHSPSLVIDVPKHIRLKIVSNERTWKVPPVNRREVLRRDHYTCQYCGSSKRLTLDHVIPRSKGGLHTWDNVVIACERCNSRKGDRTLFEAGMQLRKIPKAPIHPAIAFAEQFWTNVQANLE, from the coding sequence ATGCAAGTGTTAGAGCAATCCGTAGTGGTGTTTTCGCAAAATTACTTACCACTGTGTCGCATAAATATCAAGAGAGCGATTGTGTTGTTAGTAACGAATAAAGCAGAACCACTAGATTTTGCTTCAGAAGGTGGATGGCGAGTTCATTCACCTAGTCTAGTAATTGACGTACCAAAACACATTCGTTTGAAAATTGTCTCCAATGAACGGACATGGAAAGTACCACCAGTAAATCGGCGAGAAGTTTTGCGGCGAGACCACTACACTTGTCAATATTGCGGTAGCAGCAAACGCCTGACGTTGGATCATGTCATCCCGCGATCCAAAGGTGGTTTACATACTTGGGATAACGTAGTCATAGCTTGTGAAAGATGTAACTCCCGGAAAGGCGATCGCACTTTGTTTGAGGCTGGGATGCAGCTACGGAAAATACCTAAAGCACCCATCCATCCCGCGATCGCTTTTGCAGAACAGTTTTGGACAAATGTGCAAGCAAACCTGGAATAA
- the typA gene encoding translational GTPase TypA, with protein sequence MTLPIRNVAIIAHVDHGKTTLVDALLKQSGIFREGEDVPDCVMDSNALERERGITILSKNTAVRYKETLINIVDTPGHADFGGEVERVLGMVDGCLLIVDANEGPMPQTRFVLKKALEKGLRPIVVLNKIDRAKADPHVAVDKVLDLFLELGADEDQCDFTYLFASGMAGYAKESMEAEAVDMQPLFNAILQHVPPPVGDINKPLQLQVTTLDYSEYLGRIVIGRIHNGTIRAGQQAALVTESGAIVKGKITKLMGFEGLKRVEMEEATAGYIVAVAGFADAYIGETITDPTEPQALPLIKVDEPTLQMTFWVNDSPFAGQEGKLVTSRQVRDRLFRELETNVALRVEETDSPDKFLVSGRGELHLGILIETMRREGFEFQVSQPQVIYREINGQPCEPYELLVLDVPGDAVGSCIERLGQRKGEMQDMQPGSGDRTQLEFVIPARGLIGFRGEFMRMTRGEGIMNHSFLDYRQLSGDIEARNKGVLISFEEGVSTFYAMKNAEDRGSFFITPGTKVYRGMIVGEHNRPQDLELNVCKTKQLTNHRAAGGDELVQLQAPIDMSLERALEYIGPDELVEVTPQSIRLRKMSKKLAKR encoded by the coding sequence ATGACGCTCCCAATTCGTAACGTCGCCATTATCGCCCACGTAGACCACGGCAAAACCACCTTGGTTGATGCACTCCTCAAACAATCCGGCATTTTCCGCGAAGGCGAAGACGTTCCGGATTGCGTCATGGACTCCAACGCCCTCGAACGTGAGCGCGGAATTACTATTCTGTCTAAAAATACAGCAGTTCGCTACAAAGAGACGCTGATCAATATTGTTGATACTCCCGGACACGCTGACTTCGGTGGTGAAGTTGAACGTGTACTCGGCATGGTTGATGGATGTTTGCTAATTGTTGATGCCAATGAAGGCCCCATGCCACAAACTCGCTTCGTGCTGAAAAAAGCTTTGGAAAAAGGTTTGCGCCCTATCGTTGTGCTAAACAAAATAGATCGCGCCAAAGCTGACCCCCACGTTGCTGTTGATAAAGTATTGGATCTGTTTTTGGAATTAGGCGCAGACGAAGATCAGTGTGATTTCACCTATCTGTTCGCCTCCGGTATGGCAGGTTATGCCAAAGAAAGCATGGAAGCAGAAGCGGTTGATATGCAGCCTCTGTTTAATGCGATTCTGCAACACGTTCCACCACCAGTAGGCGACATCAACAAGCCCCTGCAATTGCAAGTCACAACCCTAGATTATTCTGAATACTTGGGACGGATTGTCATTGGCAGAATCCACAACGGGACAATCCGCGCTGGGCAACAAGCGGCTTTGGTTACAGAGAGTGGTGCTATTGTCAAGGGCAAAATCACCAAGTTGATGGGATTTGAAGGCTTGAAGCGAGTAGAAATGGAAGAAGCTACCGCCGGTTATATTGTCGCTGTGGCTGGTTTTGCTGATGCGTACATTGGTGAAACAATCACTGACCCAACCGAACCTCAAGCTTTACCACTAATTAAGGTGGATGAGCCTACCTTACAAATGACCTTCTGGGTAAACGATTCACCCTTTGCTGGTCAAGAAGGTAAGTTGGTGACATCGAGACAAGTACGCGATCGCCTGTTCCGCGAATTAGAAACCAACGTTGCATTGCGTGTTGAAGAAACCGACTCTCCCGATAAGTTTCTAGTTTCCGGTCGTGGTGAATTGCACCTGGGTATCTTAATCGAAACCATGCGCCGAGAAGGTTTTGAGTTCCAAGTATCCCAACCACAAGTAATTTACCGCGAAATCAACGGTCAACCTTGCGAACCTTATGAACTCTTGGTTTTAGACGTTCCTGGTGATGCAGTTGGTAGCTGTATCGAACGTCTAGGACAACGCAAAGGCGAAATGCAAGATATGCAGCCCGGAAGTGGCGATCGCACCCAGTTAGAGTTCGTCATCCCCGCCCGTGGTTTGATTGGTTTCCGTGGTGAATTCATGCGGATGACCCGTGGTGAAGGTATCATGAACCACAGCTTCTTAGATTATCGTCAACTCAGTGGTGATATTGAAGCCCGTAACAAAGGCGTTCTTATTTCCTTTGAAGAAGGCGTGTCTACCTTCTACGCCATGAAAAACGCTGAAGATAGAGGCTCATTCTTCATTACTCCCGGTACTAAAGTTTACCGAGGCATGATTGTCGGTGAACACAATCGCCCTCAAGACTTAGAATTGAATGTCTGCAAAACCAAGCAGTTAACCAACCACCGCGCCGCCGGTGGTGATGAATTGGTTCAGTTACAAGCACCAATCGACATGAGTTTAGAGCGTGCGTTGGAGTACATCGGCCCCGATGAGTTGGTGGAAGTTACACCCCAGTCAATTCGTCTACGGAAGATGTCCAAGAAATTGGCGAAACGGTAA
- a CDS encoding alr0857 family protein: MLKLTYTERSFCLECIPQSLEEWVTQRVIFAMRVGQNLCVEPSTASFLLPVDIPGLEALKAEVKRDDREVMALCVCDSDYVEVTLRGSWLTSGAEDAVGVFITTMSDRTEFFLHKLWQEAQACASVKYEV, from the coding sequence ATGCTGAAATTAACTTACACCGAAAGGAGCTTTTGTTTAGAGTGTATTCCTCAGTCACTAGAGGAGTGGGTCACACAGCGCGTAATTTTCGCTATGCGGGTGGGACAAAATCTGTGTGTTGAACCCAGTACTGCTTCCTTTTTGCTACCTGTTGATATACCAGGGCTAGAAGCACTCAAGGCTGAGGTGAAACGAGATGATCGGGAAGTCATGGCCTTGTGCGTCTGCGATAGCGATTATGTTGAAGTTACTCTGCGGGGTTCTTGGCTAACAAGTGGTGCTGAGGATGCTGTAGGTGTGTTCATCACAACAATGAGCGATCGCACCGAGTTCTTTCTGCACAAACTATGGCAAGAAGCGCAAGCTTGTGCATCTGTAAAGTATGAAGTGTGA
- a CDS encoding Uma2 family endonuclease, whose translation MTLSTQISANLSLGEFLNLPETKPASEYLDGRIYQKPMPQGKHSILQTELSSTINQLGKSRKLTLALTELRCTFGGRSLVPDIAVFEWSRIPIDEDGEIANKFESYPDWTIEILSPDQSPNRVINKIIFCINQGTKLGWFIDPNDKSVMIFQPNQLPEVKYDTDILPVLNVLGDWQIKAADIFSWLKVNS comes from the coding sequence ATGACACTCTCAACTCAAATATCTGCAAACCTTTCTTTAGGAGAGTTTCTCAACTTACCAGAAACTAAACCAGCTAGTGAATATTTAGACGGACGCATTTACCAAAAACCAATGCCCCAAGGAAAACATAGTATTCTGCAAACTGAGCTATCATCAACAATTAATCAGCTTGGTAAATCACGTAAGCTAACTTTAGCCTTAACCGAGTTACGTTGCACTTTTGGTGGACGTTCTTTAGTTCCAGATATTGCCGTTTTTGAATGGTCACGCATCCCAATTGATGAAGACGGAGAAATCGCAAATAAATTTGAAAGCTACCCAGATTGGACTATTGAAATCCTATCACCAGACCAATCTCCTAACCGAGTAATTAATAAAATTATTTTTTGTATTAATCAAGGAACTAAATTAGGTTGGTTTATTGACCCTAATGATAAATCAGTGATGATATTCCAACCAAATCAGTTGCCAGAAGTCAAGTATGATACTGATATTTTACCTGTTTTAAATGTGTTAGGAGATTGGCAAATAAAAGCAGCAGATATTTTTAGTTGGTTGAAAGTTAATTCATAG
- a CDS encoding GAF domain-containing protein, translating to MKKRLSLPSQSPDDLERLQSYPLKLMQHQNEPTLQLVKKINHIIANNSATTLMLQEIARLLGNAFKVDCCCLVTVSASAASSESIAVHWCSDEYLAIPHPSQLFSTDHLLMDSPVVQCAAEPFTIEDISTIQDSLVVGGQHLVLPIRSVLAIPTRFAGQNNGVISLIKFQPYNWSESEKQLLNFVESSCAIAFSQFAQVKLITSQEQHLQKSEEHQSLIKQLTILSKSNLELNQMLQLAISSTAESLQADRGLLILLKYTDPLFRTQPKKQIPKAKATVVAEWNRNTSSYAATKPDVEPQSFLISECGLCQRVFSDSGKAVIIDDYTDLQDTLTAVSLFTLDVLPAVLLVPLENQGKVLGFIVLQQATARSWQASELNLVEMVCAQMSNAIIQSQTLRQVQTLVDERTAKLQSSLELQAKLHEKTRQYVEQLRELNHLKDEFLSNMSDRLRYPLTNMQMSIKNLRLPGIQPERQARYMDILEQECTKEINLINDLLTLQKLESKQERPQFETIDLNTRIQGLAANLNSKLAAKTLSINLDLPQDSLKIQTELESFNRILQELLTNACTYSEPETVIHVQAFHQVEQLVDQVIIKVTNTGRGISGEEATYIFDRFRRGKGGRWTPGTGLGLALAKSLVQHLNGAIAVESTPIPDSEQSQVSFTLTLPQFSDESEL from the coding sequence ATGAAAAAACGTTTATCATTGCCGTCACAGAGTCCAGATGACCTAGAACGACTACAATCATACCCACTCAAGCTGATGCAGCATCAGAACGAACCAACTCTTCAGTTGGTAAAAAAAATTAATCACATCATCGCCAATAACTCAGCAACGACATTGATGCTGCAAGAGATTGCTCGATTGCTAGGAAATGCCTTTAAAGTGGATTGCTGTTGTTTAGTGACAGTATCTGCTAGTGCAGCATCTAGTGAATCAATCGCTGTCCATTGGTGTTCTGATGAGTATTTGGCAATACCACACCCAAGTCAGTTGTTCTCTACAGACCATTTGTTGATGGACTCGCCTGTAGTTCAATGCGCGGCGGAACCATTCACTATTGAGGATATTTCTACTATCCAAGATAGTTTGGTAGTAGGAGGACAACATCTGGTATTACCAATCAGATCTGTTTTGGCTATTCCTACTAGGTTTGCTGGGCAAAATAATGGTGTGATTAGCCTGATAAAATTTCAACCGTACAATTGGAGTGAGTCAGAAAAACAACTGTTAAATTTTGTTGAGTCATCTTGTGCGATCGCTTTTTCTCAATTTGCCCAAGTTAAGTTAATTACCTCGCAAGAACAGCATCTGCAAAAAAGCGAAGAACACCAAAGCTTGATCAAGCAATTAACTATATTAAGCAAGAGTAATTTGGAGCTAAATCAAATGCTTCAGTTAGCTATTTCTTCTACTGCCGAATCTTTACAGGCAGACCGAGGCTTACTCATCTTGCTCAAATATACAGATCCTTTATTTAGAACTCAACCAAAAAAACAAATTCCCAAAGCAAAGGCCACCGTAGTTGCTGAGTGGAACCGAAATACATCAAGTTATGCGGCTACCAAGCCAGATGTTGAGCCGCAATCATTTTTGATTTCTGAGTGTGGTTTGTGCCAACGTGTATTTTCAGATTCAGGAAAAGCCGTAATTATCGATGATTACACAGACCTCCAAGACACTTTGACTGCTGTTTCATTGTTTACACTGGATGTCTTGCCTGCGGTACTTTTAGTACCATTAGAAAATCAAGGCAAAGTTTTAGGATTTATTGTTCTCCAGCAAGCAACAGCCCGTAGTTGGCAAGCATCAGAATTAAATCTGGTGGAAATGGTCTGCGCTCAAATGAGCAATGCCATTATTCAATCACAAACATTGCGCCAGGTACAGACTTTGGTAGATGAGCGAACAGCAAAACTCCAAAGCAGTCTGGAATTGCAAGCGAAACTGCATGAAAAAACACGACAATATGTTGAGCAACTGCGAGAACTCAATCATCTCAAAGATGAATTTTTAAGTAATATGAGCGATCGCCTACGGTATCCACTGACAAATATGCAAATGTCTATCAAGAATTTGCGTTTGCCGGGAATTCAACCAGAGCGTCAAGCAAGATACATGGATATCTTAGAGCAAGAATGCACGAAAGAGATTAACTTGATTAATGATTTGCTGACACTCCAGAAATTAGAGTCTAAGCAAGAACGTCCGCAATTTGAAACTATAGATTTAAATACGAGAATTCAGGGATTAGCAGCCAATCTGAACTCAAAACTGGCAGCTAAAACCTTAAGTATAAATCTGGACTTACCCCAAGATTCGTTAAAAATACAGACTGAATTAGAAAGTTTTAACCGTATCCTGCAAGAATTATTAACGAATGCGTGTACATACTCAGAACCGGAAACTGTAATTCATGTGCAAGCCTTTCACCAAGTTGAGCAATTGGTAGATCAAGTTATTATTAAAGTGACTAATACAGGACGGGGAATTTCTGGAGAAGAAGCCACCTATATATTTGATCGGTTTCGGCGTGGTAAAGGTGGAAGATGGACTCCAGGAACAGGTTTGGGGCTGGCTTTAGCCAAGTCTTTAGTACAGCATTTGAATGGTGCGATCGCAGTTGAAAGTACTCCCATTCCAGATTCTGAACAGAGCCAAGTTTCTTTTACTCTTACCTTGCCTCAATTTTCAGACGAAAGCGAACTATAA